caaattcaaattttcgtcTCACAAAGTGTCCCACACTTTAATCGGAGATAAAATAGCACCCAAAGATCATCAAAAAGAACGACATATATTAGTTtagctttttaaatatattttgtgatatttttctAAGTTCATTCAATTGAAAAGATGGCAAgggaaattattaaatatattaccatTTTCAAAATGGTCACCTATCGTTTATTTAGCCGATTCCAATATCCAAGAACCTTCACCATGTAATCGCATAGTTTGAGAAGTACTGATCAATGCATCTCTTGAACTCGCGTTGGGTATATAATGACTCGTGTAACTGATCTCTTATcagttgtttttatttaatctgcGTACAGACGTTCGCTACTTTCCAAACTTTAATTAAGCAGTTGTTACATTAGATCAAaggtaagaaatttgttttgttaatatttcattttcttttcgTTTCGTTATGCTGGCAGAAAACGTTGTCAAAAATTGGGTGTTTTGAATTTGTTGagtcaaaaaatgaataatgatttaCATAGGACACAAATTAGAGAGCTTCAAATTTGTCGATTTTCTCAATccaagtatttttaatttttaagaaagCGTTAGCTTTCTGCCAGTATATCGACGATACCTTACAATACacataattttttccaaaaGTGTGTCTTatatggttcccggaaaaattagaatttcacaaaaaaaggttgacaccctcggataacatacaaatactccTTGACTCTTTTTTgtagaattctattgcgttagttctccttgagcatctttgaaagtttggatgtctcgagagtaaaactatctcgagtgcatttttccggtcaccctaaatatataatataaataataattaaacagaTACAATCGCCCTATTTTTATAGTATTTAGTTTTCGATCATCAGCTTATTTTCTAAAGTGATTTATCTATTTCTACCTGTGGATTATTTTGTGAGCTTCGGTGTTGAAAATACATAATAGTGTTGCATCAGCCAATCATAGACATATAAAGCTAGTTGATCAAACTAAACCCGTCATTTAATCGAACCCTTCGAATTAAGCTGGTTAGTCCTTGCAATTTTtcggtaaatattaatttgtcttAAACTTTCCAATACTGGAATGTttcgtatgtacaatgtatattcATTATAAACTGttgatattatacacatttatagaTTAGCGTCTGGTTAAAGTTTTCTTTGTGGAAAAGTTTCCGCACTccgatatatgcacatacacaaTGACAGTGTTCTgtaaacttaattaaaaaacaagtttgcatttattttctttatatagtTGAGTTTCATTGTCAACATATTTTTCGTACGCTAACAGGCTTTTTTTACATAtccatattttagttttaatactttttttctttaatatgtaattagacaatgatgaacttttatttcaataaaatatccactattaaaattgttttatgaaaactatttttatagtgtagtataaaatgtttatatgtacatgcattttgatgtatgtatgtgcgtaatACATACACTTACAAACAAAGTAAAGCCACATGGCCTAATTTCGTCGAAACTATTTAAATCGTTTATATTAGAAAGTTGATTTGTAAGTTTTTCACATTTTCCACTTAATTGCTATATCTTCAATTTTGATACATAAAagtgttttttatataatttactagctgaacccagcatgcgttgctatgccacaataacgcatgcaattcccgttcccgttcccatttgtcgtcattcccgtttttcccgtttccgttcccgtttttgggcaattttttttcacagtaatcttcccggacatgcatataacaaatcctgaaagttccatcgttatcggttcagtggtttaggagcctattcgagacacacacacagacattcatttttatatacatactagttgAACCgggcatgtgttgcaatgccataataacgcatgtaattcctgttcccgttctcgtacccgttcccgttcccgttgccatttgtcggaaaaacgcaggcagtgaacatatttgaaataatacaattgtttgtttattttaccctaacaacgcaggtcgcgacgcgaaaacatttgaaattattgcgttgcaatgacactaaTTCCCGGTTTTcctgtttccgttcccgtttttgggcgattttttcacagtaatcttcccggacatgcatacaacaaatcctgaaagttccatcgttatcGGTTCAgaggtttaggagcctattccagacacacacacacacacacacatacattcatttttatatacatatatagatttccgattatatacgaagagatttttacgttatctacatatgtatgtacgtagtaacaatggataaaataaaattttaccgattttttgTTGATATACAGGTTAAACCATATTTCATTGAACACAATGAAGGCTAGAGTTTGTGTAGTCGGAGCTGGTGCTTCAGGTCTTTGTGCCGCGAAACATCTTCTAGGTACTGGAATTACTCCAGTGGTGTTAGAGAGAGCAACAACTCTCGGTGGAACTTGGGTGTACACGGAGACTACAGGATACGATGCACATGGACTTCCTATTCACACCAGCATGTATAAAAGTCTTCGGTGAGCATTTTTCCATACGTTTCATATTTCGTATACTTGACTAAAATAGAATACAagcaattttataaattgtgttTAGGACTAATCTTCCAAAGGAGATTATGGGATTTCCCGATTTTCCTGTGCcagaaaataataaatcgtATCTTCCAGCTAAGGACATGCTTGCATTCCTTCAACTCTATTCTGATAAGCATGATGTTACCAGACATATAaaggtaaataaatatacattgtgAAAATATTCCGTATGCAAGGAAAtacaattttcttattttaataataattaatcattatCTGATTTgaactaaaattaaatttttattttgcttatGATACGTCTACTAAATTGTGCAATAAGTCATTTATCATTTAaagtatgtattaatataactGTTACATGGTAATTCAATGCAATAGTCcgtacaaattatattatttcattattatttaatctaacaaataattttatatatatatattttttagttcaaTCACTTTGTGAAGTTGATTAAACCTCGAGGAGATTTATGGGATGTTCATTACCAAAATTTAATAGATGACGAAGAAATCGTGGAAGAATTTGATTATGTGATGATATGTAATGGCCACTACAATACACCATTCATTCCAGATGTTAGAGGAATGCATACTTTTaaaggtatttattatattgctttagaaaaaaaaaaacagttatatataaatgatatttagtatatgataataattatctataatttcagGTGACGTAATTCACAGTCATGACTACAGAGTACCAGAGTTATTCACCGACAAGAAGGTTTTAGTTATTGGGGCAGGTCCTTCTGGAATGGACATTGCGCTGGAAATCTGTTCAGTGACCAAAAGAGTTCTTTTAAGTCATCACTTAAAAGAAAAACCAAAGTCTATATTTCCCAAAAATTTGGTACAAAAACCAGACATTCGGGAGTTGAACGAAAACAGAGTTATCTTCACAGATGGAACTTGCGAAGAAATTGATGTAGTCTTCTTCTGCACAGGTTATAATCAAAACATAATTCTAATATTGTAGttgctatatatatttatttttttgtttttttttattattataggatatttatataattttccatTCTTGGATTCAACCTGTGGTGTGACCGTTGAACAGAACTATGTACAACCCCTCTACAAGCATTTGGTCAACATTGAGCATCCAACAATGTGTTTCATCGGAATACCATATTATGTGTGTGCTTTCTCAATGTTCGATTTAcaggtatatttttaataaaaagattttttttatgatgcatAAGTGCATACtcacatataattaattattttatttctttgtgTTCAGGTTCGTTACTACATTAAGGCAATGCAAGGACATTTTAAGTTACCAGACAAGCAGCAAATGTACGATGCCAACAAGGCCGAGTTCGAAGACAGGACTATGCGAGGATATACAAAAAGACAAGCTCACTTGATGGGTCCAGTTCAGGTAATTGCAATTCACTATTATTAACTTGTTATCCATTGAACGAAAATACGGAAATGACTTTCATATAACAAaggataaatattcatattatcaCACATGTTTGCCGTGAATATTTAGACTCTTATTTTGGTAGAATTATACCAAAAATGTCAACTCAATTTTGAATTACTTTGTTATTGTTTTTGCATAAAACAAAGACGAAAAACCTGTTAAGAACTGACTACCAATTATGGACTTTAAGAATAATAAACAAATCCTTAGTTGGCTGCATGTTCAATTTCctgtttgaattttaaatcttaTAGCTCATGTGATTTTGAATTGCTGGAATTATAATGCTATATAATAAgatgtattattgaaaaatggtATTATAAAAAAgggaatctaatatataatttcgaaagagactgtatgtatgtacatatatatctttggttgggaatttcgtcaataataagtcaaaatttctataacgagtcgatttttttatttcgattcaaataaattgaataaatatttactattagattcgccaagtttacgctgtttatattacaaatactgagcgaagccgggtaaaacagctAGTGTCATataaattagtatatatgtacatactataggATTTTAAATTTGAGCTTGGTAAATGTAGTGTTCGTATTTTTATGTACTAGAAAAACTGCTTTCAAAAAGTTAGACGGTGGaacaaaataatgataaatttaatgttttatcaAATGATAAGATTAATTACTATGTACACACAAATACGTActgatatgaatatatttataacatttttgaaagtttaaaatatgaattacaaaaacaaaactgttttgtCTGCTTTGAGTGTAAATTTACGTTTGGTGTAATCGTCCGCTTAATTCGTGCAATAAACTTTGTTGTTGTCGATAAACTGTGAACCTATGGAACTCGCAgatcaattataatatatgtaaaatacgaATAATATACTGGGtagattaaatattaaaatcctaaatacatatattatgtttttgttatgcttgattaaaaatgtatctcaaTTAGCAACAaacattaatgtaaatatttgtgtGATACTAGAGAATTAAAATTCGTTTGTCGCCATCATCATTTATTTACGTAATAATGATATAATTACTAAAaacgataatataataataataaatataggaGGAATATTACAATTCACTCTCGGACGAAGGCAAAGTGGAACCATTACCACGAGTGTTAACCACGGTCCACATCAAGACTGAAGAGATGTTTAAAGATGACATAGCTGGGTTTAGAAATTACAACATCAAGTTGATCAATGATTATGAATATTCTATTGAGCGTGCATAGTCCAATGGAGAAATTATTTAGCACATGCAACATATAAAATGCGATAAATAAGTGCctacatataaatgaaaaatattataaatattaatcaaaaaatgctttattttaaaatgttttatataaaatataataacatgattagattataaaaattgataatattgaCATCATTGCTAtttgtagtattatattaacatATATTCATAGTGTGAGTTACAAAATGTAAACAATAAATACGATTTTATcacaaattttttattgttatctaaataatataattttatatcaattaagcAAATTTTCCTATATCAGGCTATTTTTTACATTGCAATATGTTGTGAAACTcatgaaaaaaagttatttaaagatcatcttttcatctttttcgtaaaacaaaaatttagatttaataaatgtaaataattggGTGATGCaaataaaatgcaatttaataatacatattttcctGTGTCAACAATCTTTACTTTTTATATGGGTACGATATTTAAAAACTGCATTATTGACTGGGATGtagttttgcaaaaaatatCTAGTCGAaagattatatgtatttcacaactgtattttaaaaattctatgatCACAAAATTGTATTAGTTTTTTCTTATATTGCACAAAATTATTCAAGAAATTTCAGTGcttggaatattatttatgtggaTTGTATCTTTTTACTAgcttctttttatttatagaatcaGGTTCATCTATagatacaatatacataagtattttagtttgatattctaataattcattatttctaTAACTTTCAAAccgttttaaaaatcaaatttaattgcaATATTTCTACTTACCATATCCTAATAATCGGTTATAAACGATTTACTAAAATCTTATTAACAGTAATAAtttgatattacatatttattgcaaTATTTCTTCTggctatatttttaataatagccacatattctttttattttagttcTCACAGTGCTTCataaaatttactaaaatttatattatgagATGATTGGTATGAGAACTAATaatctcatatatatatatatatatatatatatatatatatatatatatatatatatatatatatatatatatatatatatatatacatatatacatatatatatatatatatatatatatatatatatatatatatatatatatatatatatatatatatatatatatatatatattatatgtatgcatttcagataaaacatttagtaaatatatatttcgcacatgtgtatataatttattttattatagaaaggaggcagtggtgtcaccataatggtttccggaaacccgttatttaagctaaaaattcataaaatttttgtcaaaaattatacaaatcttgaaaatttaatgaactttcgtGTAATAGTTCCttggccaaaaaaaaaaaatgtattgtacatatatattttcaaaatgattttatggaaaaaaaaaatcggaaaccCGATGTTACAAAATTTGGGTGACACCACTGAAAGGAGGGATGTTGGAGTTGTTTTGAATAAAACGCATTATACTCATATATATTTCAGAATCTTACATATTACATAGAATATTatctattataaattatttatttattttcagtgaCGAATCTTCCAACAATACTAAaacaaaattcatatttttttaaatataatagttgtaatataacttttaatgattttttaatcttACTTGTTATTCCTTTGTATGATTATGTAATTCCTACAGCACGTTCTTTACCCGCAGAAATGCAGAATTGCACTGAGCTGTTCAAACCAGTTCTCCTATATACTATTTTTGTTGAGAATGAATTATGTGATTCAATACAAGGTTATTTTCGCAAAGGACAGAGTTTATCAACATACAATTTCCTTGTGCAAATTTGCGtttcttctatatatgtaaaacaatTGAATCAGGTTTAAATCATTATTTGTACTTTTTCAGTATGTATTTCGTATTAAGTGTTTATCAAAAAAACTTCGACATTCAATAATGtggttaatatattattaaatgatgctaattttggatttccatatgtgtatatacatacatatagatacaaatgtacatatgtttatatgaacatatttattttctaatatattgacgaaatttttaaaattgataataattgtaGTTATGGACACTGGAATTGTGTTTTATCGAATTCCTAGTGTAtagaataaaatacaattttatacctCTGTTAGTGATAAAAATTGGCCAAAGATTAACATTTATTACGCaacaaacattatatttaaacaatggTAGATAAAATAATCTGTTTGTCTACAtgtctaataaaaatattttattttgttttaggaaaattattacaagTCTTTGGCAGATGAGGCTGATACTCAAAGTCTTCCATCTGTAGTTACCATGATTCGAGACGAAAGCTCCCTACGGTTCCTGCACAATCTACAACATTACCGTGACGATGTTTACAAAATCATAGATGACAAAACGTACGAGATCATAAGCAATGGTCGAACGGATATCATTTCGTATTAGGATCTCAGAAAAGTTCTTCACGTTATTAACATAAATagccaattttcaattttaaaaacatagatatgtatctatttatttgtataattgtaggttatcgaatttttattttaaattttattattcaaatttgaaaatcgaATACTCATAGCTATTATCTTATTTAAGACTTTGACTGATAGATTTTGACtttgaatatgaatatgaacATCTCACTCGGAGTAATTTCTAGCAGTGTAAAGAAgctgctattatttttacaatgaaACATGTGCAGGGCCGCCTTAAGGAATCCCGGGCCTTGGGAAAAAATAATTCCAGGCCCTATGACAACTAACAAAAGGATcttgtagatatatattttcatatgaaaaaaatctatcTCTAATAGTCCGGGCCCTGAAACTTTACCCCGAGACACCCCCCCCCTCTCATCGGCCCTGGTTACAtgtattgtaaaatatgtataaataattgtaatctCAATATGTTTATTTTGGAACTTGAACTTGAATTGGAAGGTGGATGTgtaattttatatcatttaaacatatttattactaGATCTAGTATTATAGTTTAAACTACTTagaataatatgaaaatgatgTGGTATTATGAACTGCTTTTATATGTATTCAATAAATTGAAGTAAGAAAATGTAAAGAAGTGGTATTTTCAATTAACTGTACTTATTTAATTGAAGAGATTCAAATGTACACACAGAATATTCATAGAAATGAAACAATATTGCaagagaaaatattttatttaagcgTATTTTTCATATAGGTTTATAAAGTAAATTCTACTCTATATGGCTTTCTACACaacttaattaataaaataccaTTTATTTGTATTGAACACCCAATACATAATTTTACAGCCATTCGATCCACACTCACGCACACACATACGCACACGCAAAGGTGTGAAATGTATTGATATAAGTTTTTATGTATGTTACAAATTTATACATAGTCATCAGCACAATGTTTTCATATGAATGTTAATAGAAATTCAACACACGATTATTAAGAGTGAAacaaatatgataaatttaCAGTGAAATGAGAGCTCGgtatcattatacatatgtataatattaaagttttttgagatttttaaatattgtgctGATTGACTTTTGCTTAACCTCCACCATTAGAATAATCTAACAATGTAGGCAGATTGTGtgggtgtttaaaaaatatgctaAACTTATGTACGCATCAAACTATCAATACACATGGTATGTATCACTCATTTTGAAATCACACTTTATTCTCACAAAATACGTTTTCGTCCCAAAGATACAAAACAGTCCATAATGTTAGTCAAAATTTCACATATAAAGTTATACAATAACCCTTAAGATACTAACTATCAAACACGTTTAAGAAATATGACATATTTGTACCAAAGTAATTTCATTAGAAATTGTTACGCTAAGGATTTTTAATTAACTTCGagtttgtattatttgaattttgaaaaaaaaatgtaacatttgtaaaGAGAATGTTTTTACTGTAAATTAAATCACAAACAAATTTGCATGTAGCATGTTAACTGAGtcgattatttatatgtatgtatgactgtcCTGACTACATATCAGAATCATTCGAACTTATTGAAacaattcaaaatcaaattatgtGATATCtaggaaacattaaaaaaaaatagtttcaaatgTACAGAAAGGGATATATCTACATAAAGTttgacatattaaaattaattcaccACTGATTTTACAATTCATTAGCTTAGAGACGCTTTTAGAAACAATTACACATAAACAAATAAGCATACATATAGAATCATTAACCTTTCAAAGTAAATAAAGGCACACCTCAAGTAACTTTTGCATACTTGTTTGCGTGACATTTAAAGTttctgtaaattttaatgaagatGTCAAATATTCTCGCAAACGTTTACATAAGTTTGATCGAGTtagcatttattcaaaaatatagcGAATCATACCTGAGGTATTCCGCATAAGCGATTaaaggaaaaaaagaaaaaccatCGAGAGATACATATCTTTAAAGATAAAACTAAAAACAGTGcaacaaaatttacaaataacatTCTATGTGTAGTGGTTATTCTTGCCATCAAGAAAAGAAAGTCaacaatgcaaaataaaataagaaaaaatataataacagtaGCACCAATAACAATGTATTTCATATACACAATATCCAACATGCAATTTATGGAATAGATAACTCAATCGTTACCAACCGACTGTCTACGTGATAAATGATACTTGTTGTTAGACAAAATTACATTCCCATAAATCACATGtttgatatacatatcataCCCAAGAGTCCTCGAAATGACTACATGtgaacatacacatacatatacatattctgcatacacattcatatatgtacatatatactgaatTCTAGTGTAGTCCTTCTGATGACTGCTATACACACAAAAACACCTTCATATAAGTTACATAAGTTgttcaatataaatttgaattgaatattgACCAGATAACTATGACTAAGAATTCCTACAAAAACCCTGCTTTTCAATATTTCCACACACAATGCGCATATAAACTATATCGTTGTAAATTGATTACATCACGCGTCGACGTGTCCCATTTTCAATCTTATTACATGCGCAAGCGCCAGTCATCAGAATAAATGAGATAACTTCTTCTATGCTGAATATCAAATACTTaagtcaaaattcaataattttaagTTGTATATCagagtataaaaatttaattggcCATTTTATCGTTCAGGTTGTAAACCTCACAAATTTCCATATTCACATTCCTCGGACATTTCTacaggtatataaaaatatcaaatttctgCCTACCCTGTGAAAAGCGATAAAGTTATAAGTgacacttttaaattttttcattttgataatacaaatacaaacgTACTGTGCATATCTCAAAAACACAATTTTGCACAAAAAGATTtgtcaaaaactttttttttttttgaaactaaTAGTTtcagaaatttatataaaaaatctaattttatggaaaaaatgttgtaattcaaatctattgataaaaaattgaaatcactttcaattttattactGATGCTTTTCTCTAAACGTTAAATTACAATTGTCATGGAAACATATCAGTGGTTAGAGCGAAAAAAGTATGATTTATAAGGAACAACTTTCAATATGAATTCAACACAAAAATaccaatacgattttttttaaatataatatattggtaaTTAAAATTCGGAACGAAGGAGATACAATTTTACGACAGAATTTTTTGAGAAATATGATTCGATTcacaatacataaaaaataaagtaaaaattaaatgtaagtaGAGGAAAAtgctgtatataaaattaaaattctacgAGTAGgacatctattaaaaaataatttgcaatAAGTAATAAGGAGTATTTAcaaagttatacatatataatttttcaagtttCTTCTTCAGTATACATTTAAATCACAAGTCCTTTTTGACAATCTTACATCTCTAACTGAAACCTGGAAAAAATAACTTACGCTGGATTTATTCCTTGATcaaagatgcaaaataaaatgcaaAGATAAAATCAAAGATGCTCaactataataattattaaatatatttttaa
The nucleotide sequence above comes from Arctopsyche grandis isolate Sample6627 chromosome 4, ASM5162203v2, whole genome shotgun sequence. Encoded proteins:
- the Fmo-1 gene encoding flavin-containing monooxygenase 1; this translates as MKARVCVVGAGASGLCAAKHLLGTGITPVVLERATTLGGTWVYTETTGYDAHGLPIHTSMYKSLRTNLPKEIMGFPDFPVPENNKSYLPAKDMLAFLQLYSDKHDVTRHIKFNHFVKLIKPRGDLWDVHYQNLIDDEEIVEEFDYVMICNGHYNTPFIPDVRGMHTFKGDVIHSHDYRVPELFTDKKVLVIGAGPSGMDIALEICSVTKRVLLSHHLKEKPKSIFPKNLVQKPDIRELNENRVIFTDGTCEEIDVVFFCTGYLYNFPFLDSTCGVTVEQNYVQPLYKHLVNIEHPTMCFIGIPYYVCAFSMFDLQVRYYIKAMQGHFKLPDKQQMYDANKAEFEDRTMRGYTKRQAHLMGPVQENYYKSLADEADTQSLPSVVTMIRDESSLRFLHNLQHYRDDVYKIIDDKTYEIISNGRTDIISY